One Oleidesulfovibrio alaskensis DSM 16109 genomic region harbors:
- the metG gene encoding methionine--tRNA ligase — protein MQPFYITTPIYYVNAKPHLGHAYTTIVADALRRFHTLLGKKTFFLTGTDEHGDKIVQAAEKNGCTPQEYVDSISATFRDLWPSMGITYDRFVRTTDESHKKCVQAVLQKVYDSGDIYFGEYGGHYCYGCERFYTEKELENGLCPQHQVKPEYIAEKNYFFRMSKYQDWLRQYILDNPDFIRPERYRNEVLSLLDSGALEDLCISRPKSRLSWGVELPFDTDYVCYVWFDALLNYVSALNWPDGEEFTTFWPGVQHLVAKDILKPHAVFWPTMLKAAGFEPYNNLNVHGYWLVRDTKMSKSLGNVIEPLEMAGRYGLSAFRYFLLREMHFGSDASFSEEALVARLNADLANDLGNLFSRVLSMTGKYFDGVVPSPAAYTADDEDIINLAKDACRNYVRLFERVRFSNALESLWELVRALNKYVDSSAPWTLYKTGDTARLGTVLYVLLECMRKVAVNLWPVMPEASEAMLGQLHVCFDSAGTRLQDEAEAWGTLQAGGKVEVSSGLFPRVEVAKEKDRPAEQPVPKAQPVAVPAVEYAEFEDFQKVELRVGTVLTVENHPKADKLYRIEVDLGEEQPRQIIAGLKEFFAPDALTGRQVVVVANLKPRKLRGLESQGMILALRTEDGMELLTASNPVPAGTRAS, from the coding sequence TTGCAACCTTTTTACATCACGACCCCCATTTACTACGTTAACGCCAAGCCCCATCTGGGACATGCATATACGACCATCGTGGCTGATGCGCTGCGCCGTTTTCATACGCTGCTGGGCAAGAAAACCTTTTTTCTGACCGGTACCGACGAACACGGGGATAAAATAGTGCAGGCTGCAGAAAAAAACGGCTGCACCCCGCAGGAATATGTGGACTCCATAAGCGCCACTTTCCGTGACCTGTGGCCCTCCATGGGCATTACCTATGACCGTTTTGTCCGCACCACCGATGAATCGCATAAAAAATGCGTACAGGCCGTCCTGCAGAAGGTGTACGACAGCGGAGATATTTATTTCGGCGAATATGGCGGGCACTACTGTTACGGGTGTGAACGTTTTTATACCGAAAAAGAGCTGGAGAACGGACTTTGTCCGCAGCATCAGGTCAAGCCGGAATACATTGCCGAAAAGAACTACTTTTTCAGAATGTCCAAATATCAGGACTGGCTGAGGCAGTATATTCTGGACAATCCCGATTTTATCCGCCCCGAGCGGTATCGTAACGAAGTGCTTTCGCTGCTGGACAGCGGCGCGCTTGAAGACCTGTGCATTTCCCGTCCCAAAAGCCGCCTTTCATGGGGGGTGGAACTGCCGTTTGACACGGATTACGTGTGTTACGTGTGGTTTGACGCGCTGCTGAACTATGTGTCGGCGCTTAACTGGCCCGACGGAGAAGAGTTTACGACGTTCTGGCCCGGAGTGCAGCATCTGGTGGCCAAGGACATTCTGAAGCCCCATGCCGTGTTCTGGCCCACCATGCTTAAAGCGGCCGGGTTTGAACCGTACAACAACCTGAATGTGCACGGTTACTGGCTGGTGCGCGACACCAAAATGTCCAAGTCGCTCGGTAATGTCATAGAGCCTCTTGAAATGGCCGGCCGGTACGGGCTGAGTGCTTTCCGGTATTTTCTGCTGCGCGAGATGCATTTCGGCAGCGACGCCAGTTTTTCCGAAGAGGCACTGGTAGCCCGTCTTAATGCTGATCTGGCCAATGATCTCGGCAACCTGTTCAGCCGTGTGCTTTCCATGACAGGTAAGTACTTTGACGGTGTGGTACCTTCTCCTGCCGCATATACTGCGGATGATGAAGATATCATCAATCTGGCCAAGGATGCCTGCCGCAACTATGTCCGCCTGTTTGAACGCGTGCGCTTTTCCAATGCGCTGGAATCATTGTGGGAGCTTGTGCGCGCGCTGAACAAGTATGTGGACAGCAGCGCCCCGTGGACGCTTTATAAAACCGGTGATACGGCCCGGCTGGGCACTGTGCTGTACGTGCTGCTGGAATGCATGCGGAAAGTCGCTGTCAATCTGTGGCCTGTCATGCCCGAAGCGTCCGAAGCAATGCTGGGTCAGCTGCATGTATGCTTTGACTCTGCCGGTACCAGGCTGCAGGATGAAGCCGAAGCCTGGGGCACATTGCAGGCGGGTGGCAAGGTCGAAGTTTCTTCCGGCCTTTTCCCGCGGGTGGAGGTGGCAAAGGAAAAAGACCGCCCTGCCGAGCAGCCGGTTCCGAAAGCACAGCCTGTGGCAGTGCCTGCTGTTGAGTATGCCGAGTTCGAAGACTTTCAGAAGGTCGAGCTGCGCGTGGGCACCGTGCTGACAGTTGAAAATCATCCCAAGGCGGATAAGTTGTACCGCATCGAGGTCGATCTGGGCGAAGAGCAGCCCAGACAGATCATCGCCGGTTTGAAAGAATTCTTTGCTCCCGATGCGCTGACGGGACGTCAGGTGGTCGTTGTGGCCAACCTGAAGCCGCGCAAACTGCGCGGGTTGGAGTCGCAGGGGATGATTCTGGCGTTGCGTACGGAAGACGGCATGGAGTTGCTTACGGCATCCAATCCTGTTCCTGCCGGTACGCGGGCTTCTTGA
- a CDS encoding PSP1 domain-containing protein, with the protein MSSIVGVKFREYGQIYYFNRAGLELQPGDNVVVSTEQGEGLGEVVTLRDDLPEDAETTELKPVERLAGSEDLSAAEENAGLEREAAAYCNECIRSLGLDMKLVDVEVFFDRSKIVFYFTAPTRIDFRELVKELVKNYRTRIELRQIGVRHETQMIGAVGNCGMVCCCRRFLRKFAPVTIKMAKEQNLFLNPAKISGICGRLLCCLSYEQENYEDFHRRCPKLGKKYQTDEGGAKVLRANMFRNSVTVLREGGEEAEISLDDWREINPHRPDAPQPQKQPQPEKAARPAPEEAAPAGEPAAPVQTAEAPQAAVAPQPADAASAAPSEPAADDKTAKQAERRKSQVKSADGTSRRTTRGKRKRKRRTRTDEYDQND; encoded by the coding sequence ATGAGCAGTATTGTTGGCGTTAAGTTCCGTGAATACGGACAGATATATTATTTTAACCGCGCCGGTCTTGAGCTGCAGCCCGGAGACAATGTTGTTGTCAGCACCGAGCAGGGCGAAGGACTGGGCGAGGTGGTAACGCTGCGCGATGACCTGCCCGAAGATGCCGAAACCACCGAATTGAAGCCGGTGGAAAGGTTGGCAGGTTCAGAAGATCTGAGCGCGGCGGAAGAAAATGCCGGACTGGAGCGTGAAGCCGCGGCATATTGCAACGAATGCATACGCAGCCTCGGGCTGGATATGAAGCTTGTGGATGTGGAGGTCTTTTTCGACCGCAGCAAGATAGTTTTTTATTTTACAGCTCCCACACGCATAGACTTTCGTGAACTGGTCAAGGAACTGGTTAAAAACTATCGCACCCGTATCGAGCTGCGGCAGATAGGCGTACGCCATGAAACCCAGATGATCGGTGCGGTGGGCAACTGCGGTATGGTCTGCTGCTGCCGTCGCTTTCTGCGCAAGTTTGCACCTGTCACCATCAAGATGGCGAAAGAACAGAATCTTTTTCTTAATCCTGCCAAAATTTCGGGCATTTGCGGACGCCTGTTGTGCTGCCTGAGCTATGAGCAGGAAAACTATGAAGATTTTCACCGCCGTTGCCCCAAGCTTGGTAAAAAATACCAGACTGATGAAGGCGGAGCAAAAGTGTTGCGGGCCAACATGTTCCGCAACAGTGTAACTGTGCTGCGTGAGGGGGGCGAAGAAGCAGAAATTTCGCTTGATGACTGGCGTGAGATCAATCCGCACAGGCCGGATGCTCCCCAGCCGCAGAAGCAGCCGCAGCCTGAAAAGGCGGCACGTCCCGCACCGGAAGAAGCTGCCCCGGCGGGTGAGCCTGCTGCGCCTGTTCAGACGGCTGAAGCTCCTCAGGCTGCCGTTGCCCCGCAGCCTGCTGACGCAGCGTCTGCGGCACCTTCCGAGCCTGCCGCTGATGACAAGACGGCCAAGCAGGCCGAACGCCGTAAAAGTCAGGTAAAGAGCGCCGACGGTACATCACGCCGGACCACCCGCGGCAAGCGTAAACGCAAACGCCGTACCAGAACCGACGAATACGATCAGAACGACTAA
- a CDS encoding HD domain-containing protein: MLTRTEALELLRGPGPEPHLVHHALQSEAVMRNVAQRKGEDADLWGLVGLLHDIDFPLTKDTPQRHGLVAMDLLAEKLPESALAAIRAHNSECTGHAPQSALDWALRCSESVTGLVATNALVRPQGMQGMTPKSLKKKMKDKAFAASVNRDRIRECEQIGLELGDFLQIAIDAISPIAAEVGLAKAG; this comes from the coding sequence ATGCTGACCAGAACCGAAGCGCTGGAGTTGCTTCGCGGTCCGGGTCCCGAGCCGCACCTTGTGCACCACGCCCTCCAGTCCGAAGCTGTCATGCGCAATGTCGCACAGCGTAAAGGCGAAGACGCAGACCTGTGGGGCCTGGTCGGACTGCTGCATGACATCGATTTTCCTCTGACCAAAGACACCCCCCAACGCCATGGCCTGGTGGCTATGGATCTGCTGGCAGAAAAACTGCCCGAATCTGCTCTGGCCGCCATACGCGCCCACAATTCAGAATGTACCGGCCATGCGCCGCAGTCCGCACTGGACTGGGCCCTGCGCTGCAGCGAAAGCGTGACCGGCCTGGTGGCCACAAACGCGCTGGTACGCCCTCAGGGTATGCAGGGCATGACACCCAAGAGCCTTAAAAAGAAAATGAAGGACAAGGCGTTTGCCGCCAGTGTCAACAGAGACAGAATACGGGAATGTGAGCAGATTGGCCTGGAGCTTGGTGATTTTCTGCAGATCGCCATTGACGCAATCAGCCCCATCGCAGCCGAAGTCGGCCTTGCCAAAGCGGGCTAG
- a CDS encoding glycosyltransferase, which produces MKLSFVIVTRNVNKYIGSCLESVFGALADVSALGAEAEIFVVDNASADGTARSARNAGSAVTVIENTTDTGFAAAANKALRQATGDLVFFLDPRTEVLPGSLRRILDHMETHTDCAIAGGKVVDKKELTVRGARRLPGFLTKFTEAFGLAAMAPATCLNHAAYGGRRMEQPAEVQSVPFSFACVRMEAFRCLGPLDERFFGGFADTDFCRRVHKALNPARKTAYVPQARVRLLDGFAMKQEVHDFDLYGTEVVRHRVRSEMMYVWKNYCILTSAANTLLDLAAHSLRFCVNILPVVGDCTKSRHNAVVIKETALAMIDTQLGTQYPATPWE; this is translated from the coding sequence ATGAAACTATCATTCGTTATCGTAACCCGAAACGTCAACAAGTACATCGGAAGCTGCCTCGAATCTGTTTTCGGCGCACTGGCCGACGTGTCTGCTCTGGGCGCGGAAGCCGAGATTTTTGTTGTGGATAACGCCTCTGCCGACGGCACCGCCCGCAGCGCCCGCAATGCCGGCAGCGCCGTCACTGTTATTGAAAACACCACGGACACAGGATTTGCAGCAGCAGCCAACAAAGCTCTGCGGCAAGCCACCGGTGATCTGGTATTTTTTCTTGATCCGCGTACGGAAGTACTGCCCGGCTCTCTGCGCCGCATTCTTGACCACATGGAAACACACACCGACTGTGCCATTGCCGGCGGCAAAGTGGTGGACAAAAAAGAACTCACCGTCCGCGGTGCCCGCCGTTTGCCCGGTTTTCTGACAAAATTCACCGAAGCTTTCGGCCTTGCCGCCATGGCTCCCGCCACATGCCTTAATCATGCTGCCTATGGTGGCAGACGCATGGAGCAACCCGCAGAAGTTCAAAGCGTGCCTTTCAGCTTTGCCTGCGTACGCATGGAAGCCTTCCGCTGTCTCGGCCCGCTGGACGAACGCTTTTTCGGAGGATTTGCAGATACTGATTTCTGCCGCCGCGTGCACAAAGCGCTTAATCCCGCAAGAAAAACAGCATATGTGCCTCAGGCCAGAGTCCGCCTGCTGGACGGTTTTGCCATGAAACAGGAAGTGCACGATTTTGATCTGTACGGCACGGAAGTCGTGCGCCACCGCGTGCGCAGCGAAATGATGTACGTATGGAAAAACTACTGCATTCTCACCTCTGCAGCCAATACGTTGCTTGATCTTGCAGCCCACTCTCTGCGTTTCTGTGTCAACATTCTGCCTGTGGTGGGAGACTGCACAAAAAGCCGCCATAATGCAGTGGTTATTAAAGAAACCGCACTGGCCATGATAGACACCCAGCTGGGAACACAGTATCCTGCCACTCCGTGGGAATAG
- a CDS encoding ATP-dependent 6-phosphofructokinase produces MTATRFESGSIVLDTTIPNLGPAKIPSPLSYCRFANEEQGLSLFLDHDQVEELGDEVVPLTFEPAGPRRHVYFDTSKTKCAIVTSGGLCPGINDVIRAIVMEAYHNYRVPAVLGIKYGLEGFIPRYGHDVVELTPALVGDIHQFGGTILGSSRGPQSPEEIVDALERMNVNILFMIGGDGTMKAVRSITGEINQRRLKISVIGIPKTIDNDINFISQSFGFETAVDKATEAIQCAHTEAVGAMNGIGLVKLMGRESGFIAAQATLSLKEVNFVLVPETPFTLHGEDGLLNALAQRLRERSHAVIVVAEGAGQHLLSGSHDTDASGNPILGDIATLLRTEIKSHFDKLGIPHTLKYIDPSYIIRSVPANANDRVYCGFLGQNAVHAGMAGKTGMVVAKLMDRYIHLPLDLVTSKRRKLNIISDFWRAVLESTGQSHLAGMVPPEARSCPRA; encoded by the coding sequence ATGACTGCCACCCGTTTTGAAAGCGGTTCCATAGTTCTGGACACCACCATCCCCAATCTGGGACCGGCCAAAATTCCGTCGCCTCTGTCATACTGCCGCTTTGCCAACGAAGAGCAGGGACTCAGTCTGTTTCTTGATCACGATCAGGTTGAAGAACTGGGCGATGAAGTAGTTCCGCTCACATTCGAGCCTGCCGGCCCCCGCCGTCATGTCTACTTTGACACTTCCAAAACCAAATGCGCCATTGTCACCTCCGGCGGGCTGTGCCCCGGCATCAATGATGTCATCCGCGCCATAGTGATGGAAGCGTACCACAACTACCGCGTTCCCGCAGTGCTGGGCATCAAGTACGGGCTTGAAGGGTTCATTCCCCGCTACGGCCATGACGTGGTGGAACTGACGCCCGCCCTTGTGGGCGACATACACCAGTTCGGCGGCACCATTCTGGGTTCTTCGCGCGGGCCGCAGTCGCCGGAAGAAATAGTGGACGCTCTGGAGCGGATGAACGTCAATATTCTTTTTATGATTGGGGGCGACGGCACCATGAAGGCCGTCAGATCCATAACCGGCGAGATCAATCAGCGCAGGCTGAAAATCAGCGTGATAGGCATTCCCAAAACCATCGACAATGATATCAATTTCATCAGCCAGTCATTCGGGTTTGAAACCGCTGTGGACAAAGCCACCGAGGCTATTCAGTGCGCACACACCGAAGCTGTGGGCGCCATGAACGGCATAGGACTGGTCAAACTCATGGGGCGCGAATCGGGCTTCATTGCCGCGCAGGCGACATTGTCGCTCAAAGAAGTGAATTTTGTTCTGGTACCGGAGACTCCTTTCACCCTGCACGGTGAAGACGGTCTGCTCAATGCACTGGCCCAGCGGCTGCGCGAACGCAGCCATGCCGTCATCGTGGTGGCAGAAGGTGCCGGCCAGCATCTGCTTTCGGGTTCGCATGACACCGACGCCAGCGGCAACCCTATTCTGGGCGACATTGCAACTCTGCTGCGCACGGAAATCAAATCACACTTTGACAAACTGGGCATACCGCACACGCTTAAATACATAGACCCCAGTTATATCATCAGATCAGTCCCTGCCAATGCCAACGACAGGGTATACTGCGGTTTTCTGGGCCAAAACGCCGTACACGCCGGCATGGCCGGTAAAACAGGCATGGTTGTGGCAAAACTGATGGACAGGTATATTCATCTTCCGCTGGACCTTGTGACCAGCAAGCGGCGCAAACTCAATATCATCTCCGACTTCTGGCGTGCGGTGCTCGAATCAACAGGTCAGAGCCATCTGGCCGGTATGGTTCCGCCCGAAGCCAGAAGCTGCCCCAGAGCGTAA
- a CDS encoding UvrD-helicase domain-containing protein, with product MLQQIKASAGSGKTYRLTGEFLDRLRAASEESSAACALAPAGAAYCWPEILAVTFTNKAATEMQERIIRTLKERALGMGASGPAADWPASGARRWVNTMLRRYSSLNVRTIDSLLHMLVRLCALELGLPPDFEPVFDEEEIFTPLYERMLEQARSGSHQLRQQLVDASESLLYHADMQGFMAGNSLRERLLHLMRYRLRHPEEEMPCVDAAELKARMAEHMHALQASAGFLLQGIEREKLAASAHYVNFLKKLPPLGSLSVVPESKMGTKPDIDDCLNKKSKGTASADMRRAHDELTRAYGWLSREGKLMRRALQQAPFITLINLLTEQAQSMLKQEGLVPNALWPAYARTVLSGEAGASEAFCRMGTRLTHLLVDEFQDTSRDQWQAIMPLATECLAKGGSVTYVGDVKQAIYSWRGGDSDLFDGALEEPELRAICPSPRQLLLPFNWRSSEIVVTTNNRLFEPLGSGQSALAAARAICDDDAPEEVIQEAASRILRSFTGTAQQVPEHRQGSGGLVRLYDLYADSSEDLYESVKEELHRLITEELSGRRQWRDIAVLVRSNPEAGRVAEWLVEWDIPIITENSLRLADHPLITQTVAFLRFLDYPLDELALCEVLCGCELFGGAGGLARASLDGQLATRGDRPLITWLRETYPDIWKTWFAPFYTQAGLMSAYDTVQELFNRFMVCRRHPADTVFIRRFLEIVHAADARGLRSLSTFLEYWQQHGTEEKVPMPDNLDAVRIMTMHKSKGLEFPVVIIPFHHHTLQNDNTPVRTTVDGQDVMVAACAELGAQWYAARARDACEQLNLLYVAWTRPVDELHAFLGCTSRNENKAPMLSALRVMLGEDYPARGETVQWGETPHAQAAGSSPAGTTADAVQQPCAGSAPCSAPAEPAAALQSWMPMDWLPTLKIFRNPLEDVVFDERRRGELAHSCMESLKLTGDTESDIRRAVSHALEKCPFPVPDKESTAQELHGMLRWAASLPDMPRWLAHGQPEQSVMDADGALHRVDLLVDDGHTRTVVEYKTGAQSAAHRQQVSRYLNLLRQISPVPAAGVIIYLDLQQTVTV from the coding sequence ATGCTGCAACAGATAAAGGCGTCTGCCGGTTCCGGCAAAACGTACCGGCTTACCGGTGAATTTCTTGACCGGCTGCGCGCCGCGTCCGAAGAGTCTTCCGCCGCCTGTGCATTAGCCCCTGCGGGCGCGGCTTACTGCTGGCCTGAAATACTGGCCGTCACCTTCACCAACAAGGCCGCCACGGAAATGCAGGAACGCATTATCCGTACCCTAAAGGAACGGGCTCTGGGCATGGGCGCCAGCGGCCCCGCGGCTGACTGGCCGGCGTCCGGAGCGCGCCGCTGGGTGAACACCATGCTGCGGCGGTATTCTTCGCTCAATGTGCGCACCATAGACAGCCTGCTGCATATGCTTGTACGGCTGTGTGCTCTAGAGCTCGGCCTGCCGCCGGACTTCGAGCCGGTCTTTGACGAAGAGGAAATTTTCACCCCGCTGTACGAACGCATGCTCGAACAGGCCCGCAGCGGCTCTCATCAGCTCCGGCAACAGCTGGTGGATGCTTCGGAGTCGCTGCTGTATCACGCCGACATGCAGGGCTTTATGGCGGGCAACTCCCTGCGCGAAAGGCTGCTTCACCTTATGCGGTACCGCCTGCGCCATCCCGAGGAAGAAATGCCTTGCGTCGACGCCGCAGAGCTGAAGGCCCGCATGGCGGAACATATGCATGCACTGCAGGCATCCGCAGGTTTTCTTCTGCAGGGCATTGAACGCGAAAAACTGGCAGCCAGTGCGCACTATGTCAATTTTCTCAAAAAACTGCCGCCTCTCGGCAGTCTTTCCGTCGTTCCCGAATCAAAAATGGGAACCAAGCCGGATATTGACGACTGCCTGAACAAAAAATCAAAGGGAACCGCATCTGCAGACATGCGCCGTGCCCATGATGAACTGACCAGAGCGTACGGCTGGCTGAGCAGGGAAGGCAAACTGATGCGCCGCGCCCTGCAGCAGGCGCCGTTCATCACCCTTATCAACCTGCTTACAGAACAGGCCCAGAGCATGCTCAAGCAGGAAGGGCTGGTACCCAACGCGCTCTGGCCCGCTTATGCCCGCACCGTGCTGTCCGGCGAGGCCGGCGCGTCCGAAGCGTTCTGCCGCATGGGCACCCGCCTTACGCATCTGCTGGTGGACGAATTTCAGGATACCAGCCGGGATCAGTGGCAGGCCATCATGCCGCTGGCCACGGAATGTCTGGCCAAGGGGGGCAGCGTCACTTACGTGGGCGACGTAAAGCAGGCCATTTACAGCTGGCGCGGCGGCGATTCCGACCTGTTTGACGGCGCTCTGGAAGAACCGGAACTGCGGGCCATATGCCCCTCTCCGCGCCAGCTGCTCCTGCCGTTCAACTGGCGGAGCAGCGAAATTGTGGTGACCACCAACAACCGGCTGTTCGAGCCCCTCGGTTCCGGCCAATCAGCACTGGCTGCCGCACGCGCCATCTGCGATGACGACGCTCCCGAAGAAGTTATCCAAGAAGCAGCGTCACGCATTCTGCGCTCCTTTACCGGCACCGCCCAGCAGGTGCCGGAACACAGACAAGGCTCGGGCGGTCTGGTACGGCTGTACGACCTGTACGCCGATTCTTCGGAAGATCTGTATGAAAGTGTGAAGGAAGAACTGCACAGACTTATCACTGAAGAACTTTCCGGACGCCGCCAGTGGCGCGACATTGCCGTACTGGTCCGCTCAAACCCTGAAGCCGGACGGGTGGCCGAATGGCTTGTGGAATGGGATATTCCCATCATCACCGAAAACAGTCTGCGGCTTGCCGACCACCCGCTGATCACGCAGACCGTGGCATTTTTGCGTTTTCTCGACTACCCGCTGGATGAACTGGCGCTGTGCGAAGTGCTCTGCGGATGCGAACTGTTCGGCGGAGCAGGCGGACTCGCTCGTGCCAGCCTTGACGGGCAGCTTGCAACGCGCGGTGACAGGCCGCTCATCACATGGCTGCGGGAAACTTACCCCGACATATGGAAAACATGGTTTGCCCCGTTTTATACTCAGGCAGGCCTGATGAGCGCGTATGATACGGTGCAGGAACTTTTCAACCGGTTCATGGTCTGCCGCCGCCACCCTGCGGATACCGTGTTCATCCGCAGGTTTCTGGAAATAGTCCACGCTGCGGATGCCAGAGGACTGCGCTCGTTGTCCACATTTCTGGAATACTGGCAGCAACACGGCACGGAAGAAAAAGTGCCCATGCCCGATAATCTTGATGCGGTGCGCATCATGACCATGCATAAATCCAAAGGCCTTGAATTTCCGGTGGTCATCATCCCATTTCATCATCACACGCTGCAAAACGACAACACGCCGGTGCGCACCACTGTGGACGGGCAGGACGTCATGGTTGCAGCCTGTGCCGAACTGGGTGCGCAGTGGTACGCCGCACGGGCACGTGACGCATGTGAGCAACTTAATCTGCTGTATGTGGCGTGGACCCGTCCCGTGGATGAACTGCATGCCTTTCTCGGCTGCACCTCCCGCAACGAAAATAAAGCACCTATGCTATCCGCTCTGCGTGTCATGCTGGGAGAAGATTACCCCGCACGGGGCGAAACGGTGCAATGGGGCGAAACACCGCACGCACAGGCTGCAGGCAGCAGCCCCGCCGGCACAACCGCCGATGCCGTGCAGCAGCCATGCGCTGGCTCCGCCCCATGTTCCGCCCCTGCGGAACCGGCAGCGGCGCTGCAGAGCTGGATGCCCATGGACTGGTTGCCCACGCTCAAGATTTTCCGCAATCCGCTTGAAGATGTGGTTTTTGACGAACGCAGACGGGGAGAACTGGCGCACAGCTGCATGGAGTCACTCAAGCTGACAGGTGACACGGAAAGCGATATCCGCAGAGCTGTCAGCCATGCGCTGGAAAAATGCCCTTTTCCTGTACCGGACAAAGAAAGCACCGCGCAGGAACTGCATGGCATGCTGCGCTGGGCTGCCTCTCTGCCTGACATGCCCCGCTGGCTTGCGCACGGACAACCGGAACAAAGCGTCATGGACGCCGACGGTGCTTTGCACCGTGTGGACCTGCTGGTGGATGACGGGCACACCCGTACCGTTGTGGAATACAAAACCGGAGCACAATCTGCCGCCCACAGGCAGCAGGTATCGCGCTATCTCAACCTGCTGCGGCAGATTTCCCCCGTGCCTGCGGCAGGCGTCATCATCTATCTGGATCTGCAGCAAACAGTCACGGTATAA